From Bordetella flabilis, the proteins below share one genomic window:
- a CDS encoding MOSC domain-containing protein produces MSLHIRSLHIYPVKSCAGIDLETSLIDTAGFAHDRRWLVMSGTRFLTQRQVPAMALVRTRLTATQLRLEAPGMPAFDVPLDGSGLAAAEEPVTVWRDTFAARAESNAAAQWFSDYLQRPCRLFKVDIGRAARATNADWIGRWRQAHPDLSAGFEGAHLFGFADGYPVLVANQASLDELNHRLAARGKEPVPMNRFRPNIVIGGEDFAAYDEDHTALLTCGDAVRMALVKPCTRCNIPDVDQATGARGDEPGMTLTATRSFELGVVFGQNAIVDAPPGATLRVGDPVTAELDF; encoded by the coding sequence ATGTCCCTGCATATCCGCAGCCTTCATATCTACCCGGTCAAGTCCTGTGCCGGCATCGACCTGGAGACCTCCCTGATCGATACGGCAGGTTTTGCGCACGACCGGCGCTGGCTGGTCATGTCCGGCACGCGCTTCCTGACCCAGCGCCAGGTGCCCGCCATGGCACTGGTCCGGACCCGCTTGACCGCCACGCAATTGCGCCTGGAGGCGCCCGGCATGCCGGCGTTCGATGTCCCGCTGGACGGCTCTGGTCTCGCCGCGGCCGAGGAACCGGTAACCGTATGGCGCGACACCTTTGCGGCACGCGCCGAAAGCAACGCGGCCGCGCAGTGGTTCAGCGACTACCTGCAGCGTCCGTGCCGTTTGTTCAAGGTCGACATCGGCCGTGCTGCACGCGCCACCAATGCCGATTGGATCGGCCGCTGGCGGCAGGCCCATCCCGACTTGTCCGCAGGCTTCGAGGGCGCGCACCTGTTCGGGTTCGCCGACGGCTATCCGGTGCTGGTGGCGAACCAGGCATCGCTGGACGAGTTGAATCACCGCCTTGCCGCCCGCGGCAAGGAACCCGTGCCCATGAACCGCTTCCGGCCCAATATCGTGATTGGCGGCGAGGATTTCGCCGCCTACGACGAGGACCATACCGCCTTGCTGACCTGCGGCGATGCCGTCAGGATGGCCTTGGTCAAGCCCTGCACCCGCTGCAACATCCCGGATGTGGACCAGGCGACCGGCGCCCGCGGCGACGAACCGGGCATGACCCTCACCGCCACGCGCAGCTTCGAGCTCGGTGTGGTGTTCGGCCAGAACGCCATTGTGGACGCGCCGCCCGGCGCGACGCTGCGTGTCGGCGACCCCGTGACCGCCGAACTGGATTTCTGA
- the parC gene encoding DNA topoisomerase IV subunit A: MTDSNQPGLFDTESGDAAITLGRYAEQAYLDYAVSVVRGRALPDVGDGQKPVQRRILYAMQAMGLGPNAKPVKSARVVGDVLGKYHPHGDQAAYDAMVRMAQSFTLRYPLVDGQGNFGSRDGDNAAAMRYTEARLTPIARLLLDELEEGTVDFIPNYDGSHQEPQMLPARLPMMLLNGASGIAVGMATEIPSHNLREIAQACVALLKQPRLADEELYAMVPGPDFAGGAQIITPAEDIAQIYNSGRGSLKARARWQFEELARGQWQLVVTELPPGTSGQRVLEEIEELTNPKVKAGKKALTAEQQQAKAQMLALLDAVRDESGKDAAVRLVFEPKTSRVDRDEFVNILLAQTSMENSVPVNLVCIGTDGRPRQKPLREILLEWLAFRTDTVTRRTRHRLDKVIDRIHVLEGRMVVYLNVDEVIQTIRESDEPRAALMARFKLSERQAEDILEMRLRQLARLDGIKVEQELSSKREEQAKLQELLDNPASLKRLIVREIEADAKQYGDGRRTLIQAAERAVMETRVVDEPVTVIVSQKGWLRARQGHGHDAAQFGFKQGDDLYGAFECRTTDTLIALGDNGRAYTVAVAALPSARGDGQPVTTMVDLASGTRIVHMIAAAPDTRWLFATQGGYGFIAKLSDMTSRQRGGKQFVTLEDGDALLRPVPVFPGAHQLALLSAKGKFLLFGLDEVKVLAGGGRGTILMGLDANDRMSQVVPIGPAGLRATGTYRNKQVEDILVGTDLAAYVGKRARKGRQLDVRPKQPVLSPVL, translated from the coding sequence ATGACCGACAGCAATCAACCTGGCCTGTTCGACACCGAATCGGGTGATGCCGCCATCACCCTGGGGCGTTATGCCGAACAGGCGTACCTGGATTACGCCGTATCCGTCGTGCGGGGCCGCGCCTTGCCCGACGTGGGCGACGGCCAGAAACCCGTGCAGCGACGCATCCTCTATGCGATGCAGGCCATGGGCCTGGGCCCCAACGCCAAGCCCGTCAAATCCGCCCGCGTGGTGGGCGACGTGCTGGGCAAGTACCACCCGCACGGCGACCAGGCGGCCTACGACGCCATGGTCCGCATGGCGCAAAGCTTCACCCTGCGCTATCCCCTGGTGGACGGGCAGGGCAACTTCGGCTCGCGCGACGGCGACAACGCCGCGGCCATGCGCTATACCGAGGCCCGCCTTACCCCCATCGCACGTCTTCTGCTCGACGAGCTGGAAGAAGGCACGGTCGACTTCATTCCGAACTACGACGGCAGCCACCAGGAGCCGCAGATGCTGCCGGCGCGGCTGCCGATGATGCTGCTGAACGGGGCTTCCGGCATCGCGGTGGGCATGGCCACCGAGATTCCGTCGCACAACCTGCGCGAGATCGCGCAGGCCTGCGTCGCCTTGCTCAAGCAACCGAGGCTCGCGGACGAGGAACTCTATGCCATGGTGCCCGGCCCCGACTTCGCCGGGGGGGCGCAGATCATCACTCCCGCCGAGGACATCGCCCAGATCTACAACAGCGGCCGCGGCTCGCTGAAGGCGCGGGCACGCTGGCAGTTCGAGGAACTGGCGCGGGGGCAATGGCAGTTGGTAGTCACGGAGCTGCCGCCCGGGACATCCGGCCAGCGTGTCCTTGAAGAGATCGAGGAACTGACCAATCCCAAGGTCAAGGCGGGGAAGAAGGCATTGACCGCCGAACAGCAGCAGGCCAAGGCGCAAATGCTGGCGCTGCTGGATGCCGTGCGCGACGAGTCGGGCAAGGATGCCGCCGTGCGCCTGGTGTTCGAGCCCAAGACCTCGCGCGTTGATCGGGACGAGTTCGTCAATATCCTGCTGGCGCAAACCAGCATGGAGAACAGCGTTCCGGTCAACCTGGTCTGCATCGGCACCGACGGCCGTCCGCGGCAGAAGCCGCTGCGCGAAATCCTGCTGGAATGGCTGGCCTTCCGTACCGATACGGTGACCCGCCGCACGCGCCACCGGCTGGACAAGGTGATCGACCGCATCCATGTGCTGGAAGGGCGCATGGTGGTGTACCTGAATGTCGACGAGGTCATCCAGACCATCCGCGAGTCCGACGAACCGCGCGCTGCCTTGATGGCACGCTTCAAACTGAGCGAACGCCAGGCGGAGGACATTCTTGAAATGCGCCTGCGGCAACTCGCCCGCCTGGATGGCATCAAGGTCGAACAGGAGCTGAGCAGCAAGCGCGAAGAGCAAGCCAAGCTGCAGGAGCTGCTGGACAATCCCGCTTCGCTCAAGCGCCTGATCGTGCGCGAAATCGAAGCGGACGCCAAGCAGTATGGCGACGGGCGGCGCACGCTCATCCAGGCGGCCGAGCGCGCCGTCATGGAAACACGCGTGGTGGACGAGCCGGTGACGGTGATCGTATCGCAGAAGGGTTGGCTGCGCGCTCGCCAGGGGCATGGGCACGATGCCGCGCAGTTCGGCTTCAAGCAGGGCGACGACCTGTACGGAGCTTTCGAATGCCGTACTACGGATACCCTGATCGCGCTGGGCGACAACGGCCGCGCCTATACCGTGGCCGTCGCGGCCCTGCCATCGGCCCGCGGGGATGGCCAACCTGTCACCACCATGGTCGACCTGGCATCGGGGACGCGCATCGTGCACATGATCGCCGCGGCGCCGGATACGCGCTGGTTGTTCGCGACCCAGGGCGGGTATGGCTTCATCGCCAAGCTGTCCGACATGACCAGCCGCCAGCGCGGTGGCAAGCAATTCGTGACGCTGGAGGACGGCGACGCGCTGTTGCGGCCGGTGCCGGTCTTCCCGGGCGCCCATCAACTGGCGCTGCTGTCTGCCAAGGGCAAGTTCCTGCTCTTCGGCCTGGACGAGGTCAAGGTGCTGGCCGGCGGTGGCCGCGGCACCATCCTGATGGGCCTGGATGCCAACGACCGCATGTCCCAGGTGGTGCCCATCGGGCCGGCGGGGCTGCGCGCCACCGGTACCTATCGCAACAAGCAGGTGGAGGACATCCTGGTCGGGACCGACCTCGCCGCCTATGTCGGCAAGCGTGCCCGCAAGGGGCGACAGCTGGATGTGCGGCCCAAGCAACCGGTGCTGTCACCCGTCTTGTAA
- a CDS encoding D-amino acid dehydrogenase encodes MKVAVLGAGIIGVSTAWWLRESGHDVVVLDRCTGPAQETSLANGAQISVSYAEPWANPQAPFKLAKWLFREDAPLLFRPQLDWRQWAWGLAFLRECLPGRLAPNIRAMVRMAEYSRSTLRAMRVDLGIEYEHLERGILNFYRDPHEFELSQKAAGVMRDFGVERRILSADEVVAIEPALAPQRGRIVGGDFTPEDESGDVHLFTVALAERCVAAGVDFRYSTRVTRLISVGGRVEGVEILEPDGTYGTVQADAYVVAMGSYTPLLVRPLGVPCNVYPAKGYSATFPILDPLAAPTVSLTDSSHKVVFSRLGNRLRMAGTAELAGYSRALNPQRCDAMTNLARDLFPGALDFERVTYWSGLRPSTPSNVPLIGRTRIPNLYLNTGHGTLGWTMGVGSGRALADLLSGRRPEPEFPFIGM; translated from the coding sequence ATGAAAGTAGCGGTTTTGGGTGCAGGCATCATCGGTGTTTCAACGGCGTGGTGGCTACGCGAATCCGGGCATGATGTGGTCGTCCTGGACCGGTGCACCGGTCCCGCGCAGGAAACCAGCCTGGCCAACGGCGCGCAGATCTCGGTCTCCTATGCGGAACCCTGGGCGAATCCGCAAGCGCCGTTCAAGCTTGCCAAGTGGCTGTTCCGCGAGGACGCGCCGCTGCTCTTCCGTCCGCAACTGGATTGGCGCCAATGGGCCTGGGGCCTGGCCTTCCTGCGTGAATGCCTGCCCGGCCGCCTGGCGCCCAATATCCGCGCCATGGTCCGTATGGCCGAATACAGCCGTTCCACCTTGCGCGCGATGCGCGTCGACCTGGGTATCGAGTACGAACACCTTGAACGGGGCATTCTGAATTTCTATCGTGATCCCCACGAATTCGAACTCTCCCAGAAGGCCGCGGGCGTCATGCGCGACTTCGGCGTCGAGCGCCGCATCCTGAGCGCCGATGAAGTGGTTGCCATCGAGCCCGCGTTGGCGCCGCAGCGTGGCCGCATCGTCGGCGGCGACTTCACGCCCGAAGACGAAAGCGGCGACGTGCACCTGTTCACCGTGGCCCTGGCCGAGCGCTGCGTCGCCGCAGGCGTCGACTTCCGCTATTCCACGCGGGTCACCCGCCTGATTTCGGTCGGCGGCCGCGTGGAAGGCGTGGAAATCCTTGAACCGGACGGCACCTACGGCACCGTCCAGGCGGACGCCTATGTCGTCGCCATGGGCAGCTATACCCCCTTGCTGGTGCGGCCTTTGGGCGTGCCCTGCAACGTGTATCCCGCCAAGGGCTATTCCGCCACGTTCCCCATACTGGATCCCCTGGCAGCGCCTACGGTCAGCCTGACCGACAGCAGCCACAAGGTGGTTTTTTCGCGCCTGGGCAACCGGCTGCGCATGGCCGGCACGGCGGAACTGGCGGGATATTCCCGTGCGCTCAATCCACAGCGTTGCGACGCGATGACGAACCTCGCACGCGATCTCTTCCCCGGCGCGCTCGATTTCGAGCGCGTCACCTATTGGTCGGGTCTGCGCCCGTCCACTCCGTCGAACGTACCCCTTATTGGCCGTACCCGCATTCCCAACCTGTATCTCAATACGGGTCACGGGACATTGGGCTGGACCATGGGGGTGGGTTCGGGCCGGGCTTTGGCCGATCTGCTCAGTGGACGACGGCCGGAACCGGAATTCCCTTTTATCGGCATGTAG
- the sugE gene encoding quaternary ammonium compound efflux SMR transporter SugE codes for MTWFILVLAGLCEVVWAVGLKYTDGFTRIVPSIITIVGMIISVWLLAIAMRTLPLGTAYAVWVGIGTIGAFVAGVILFGESASALRLISIALILVGLVGLKLSGA; via the coding sequence ATGACGTGGTTCATTCTGGTACTGGCGGGCTTGTGTGAAGTGGTCTGGGCCGTGGGGCTGAAATACACGGACGGGTTCACTCGCATCGTGCCTTCCATCATTACTATCGTCGGCATGATCATCAGTGTATGGCTCTTGGCCATTGCGATGCGTACGCTGCCCCTGGGCACTGCCTACGCCGTCTGGGTCGGCATCGGCACGATCGGCGCGTTCGTCGCGGGGGTGATCCTTTTCGGCGAAAGCGCCAGCGCGCTGCGGCTGATCAGTATCGCGCTGATACTGGTGGGCCTGGTCGGCCTGAAGCTGTCCGGCGCCTAG
- the thpD gene encoding ectoine hydroxylase translates to MISPAKDRYASRTDRSAAIVARHDPVVYGDGRHAQALSEQQVQSYDRDGFLMIEDLLPATEVQALMDEVGRMARDPAITRREAAITEPGSNAVRSIFMVHRLSPLISRLARDPRLINVARQILGSEVYIHQSRANMKPGFKGKEFYWHSDFETWHVEDGMPSMRALSCSVLLSDNNACNGPLMLVPGSHRHFISCVGETPDDHYKQSLKKQEYGVPDPVSLQLLVEQGGIRAMTGKAGSVVFFDCNTMHGSNSNISPWPRANVFMVYNSVENALGAPKYGLSPRPEHIATRASFNALTPLKALQLVG, encoded by the coding sequence ATGATTTCACCCGCCAAAGACCGGTACGCGTCGCGTACCGACCGCAGTGCCGCCATCGTCGCGCGGCACGATCCGGTCGTCTACGGTGACGGCCGTCATGCGCAGGCACTGTCCGAGCAACAGGTGCAGTCCTACGATCGCGATGGCTTCCTCATGATCGAGGACCTGTTGCCCGCCACCGAGGTCCAGGCCTTGATGGACGAGGTCGGCCGCATGGCCCGCGATCCGGCCATCACGCGGCGCGAAGCCGCGATCACCGAGCCGGGCAGCAACGCGGTGCGTTCCATCTTCATGGTCCATCGGCTGAGTCCGCTGATCTCGCGGCTGGCCCGCGATCCCCGCCTCATCAATGTGGCACGGCAGATCCTGGGCTCGGAGGTGTATATCCATCAGTCGCGCGCCAATATGAAGCCCGGCTTCAAGGGCAAGGAGTTCTACTGGCATTCGGACTTCGAGACCTGGCATGTGGAGGACGGCATGCCCTCCATGCGCGCGCTCAGTTGTTCCGTGCTGCTGAGCGACAACAACGCCTGCAACGGTCCGCTGATGCTGGTACCGGGCTCGCACCGCCATTTCATCTCATGCGTGGGCGAGACGCCGGACGACCATTACAAGCAATCGTTGAAGAAACAGGAATATGGGGTGCCGGACCCTGTCAGCCTGCAGTTGCTGGTGGAGCAGGGCGGTATACGCGCGATGACGGGGAAGGCCGGTTCCGTGGTGTTTTTCGACTGCAACACCATGCATGGGTCCAACAGCAATATTTCGCCGTGGCCGCGCGCGAACGTCTTCATGGTCTACAACAGCGTGGAAAATGCCCTGGGCGCGCCCAAGTATGGCTTGTCGCCACGGCCCGAACATATCGCCACCCGGGCCAGCTTCAATGCCCTGACACCGTTGAAGGCCTTGCAACTGGTCGGGTAG
- the trxA gene encoding thioredoxin TrxA: protein MSDQIKHVSDASFDAEVMKSDLPVLVDYWAEWCGPCKMIAPILEEVAKEYAGRLTVAKINVDENQDTPAKYGIRGIPTLMLFKNGQAAATKVGALSKSQLTSFLDSAL, encoded by the coding sequence ATGAGTGACCAAATCAAGCACGTTTCCGACGCCAGCTTCGACGCCGAAGTCATGAAGTCCGACCTCCCCGTGCTGGTGGACTATTGGGCCGAATGGTGCGGTCCCTGTAAGATGATCGCGCCTATCCTCGAAGAAGTCGCCAAGGAATACGCGGGCCGCCTCACGGTCGCCAAGATCAATGTCGACGAAAACCAGGACACGCCCGCCAAGTACGGCATCCGTGGCATTCCGACGCTGATGCTGTTCAAGAACGGACAAGCGGCCGCCACCAAGGTCGGTGCGCTGTCGAAGTCCCAACTCACCTCATTCCTGGACAGCGCCTTGTAG
- a CDS encoding ectoine synthase has protein sequence MIVRNVNDVIGTKDEVRTDTWMSRRVLLSKDGMGFSFHETTIFPGTRTHIHYRNHLEAVWCIEGDGAVETIADGKRYELGPGVVYALNEHDEHWLCGGEKPLRVICVFNPPLTGQEVHDENGVYPLAEKAAA, from the coding sequence ATGATCGTACGCAACGTCAACGATGTGATCGGGACCAAGGACGAAGTCCGTACCGACACCTGGATGAGCCGCCGCGTGTTGCTGAGCAAGGACGGCATGGGCTTTTCCTTTCACGAAACCACCATTTTCCCGGGTACGCGGACGCATATTCACTATCGCAACCACCTGGAAGCGGTCTGGTGCATCGAAGGCGACGGGGCCGTCGAGACCATCGCCGACGGCAAGCGCTACGAGCTGGGGCCGGGCGTGGTGTACGCGTTGAACGAGCACGACGAACATTGGCTGTGCGGCGGTGAGAAACCGCTGCGGGTCATTTGCGTCTTCAACCCGCCGCTGACCGGACAGGAGGTGCATGACGAGAACGGCGTGTATCCCTTGGCCGAAAAGGCCGCCGCCTGA
- the ectA gene encoding diaminobutyrate acetyltransferase, producing the protein MTVAATHTPPTPRSSVSHTLRAPRIEDGAAIHRLVCECPPLDRNSIYAYLLLCAHFRATCVVAESGGGSIDGFVSAYVPPETPQHLFVWQVAVHERARGLGLARHMLHALLRRPGLADIRHLETTVGPDNVPSRRTFVALAADLGAHLVEQPFFDRQLFGQADHDDEMLLRIGPFASIPP; encoded by the coding sequence ATGACGGTAGCGGCCACCCACACCCCGCCCACCCCTCGATCGAGCGTTTCCCACACGTTGCGCGCGCCGCGTATAGAAGACGGCGCGGCCATCCATCGCCTGGTCTGCGAGTGCCCTCCGCTGGACCGCAACTCGATCTATGCATACCTGTTGCTCTGCGCCCATTTCCGCGCCACCTGCGTGGTGGCCGAGAGCGGCGGCGGCAGCATCGACGGCTTCGTGTCGGCCTACGTGCCGCCCGAAACGCCGCAACATCTGTTCGTATGGCAGGTCGCCGTGCATGAGCGCGCGCGTGGACTAGGCCTGGCGCGCCACATGTTGCATGCGCTCCTGCGTCGGCCGGGCCTGGCGGATATCCGCCATCTGGAAACCACGGTCGGGCCGGACAACGTGCCCTCGCGCCGGACCTTCGTCGCGCTGGCCGCGGACCTGGGCGCGCATCTCGTGGAGCAGCCGTTCTTCGACAGGCAGCTTTTCGGGCAGGCCGATCACGACGACGAGATGCTGCTCCGGATCGGCCCGTTCGCGTCGATCCCGCCTTGA
- a CDS encoding CDP-6-deoxy-delta-3,4-glucoseen reductase — MSFQVTISPSQHQFNVEAGQTVLDAALAAGIVLPYSCRSGACSTCKGRVLSGEYDAGPYPAQILAPEELASGYTLFCQARPSSDLQIESTEVRLASDIQIRKLPSRVQAIERVAPDVAVIRLQLPASETFRFYAGQYIELILKEGRRRSYSMASPPHAGSPLELHIRHMPGGHFTDHVFGAGATQMKEREILRIEGPFGSFFLREDSDKPVVLLASGTGFAPIKAIVEHMIHQQMRRPVVLYWGGRRPRDLYMDALAASWTGALPDFRYIPVVSDAVPEDGWTGRSGFVHEAVMHDLPDLSGHQVYACGAPVMVDAARREFSTQCGLPAEEFYADAFTSEADLAKARS; from the coding sequence ATGAGCTTTCAGGTCACTATTTCGCCCAGTCAACACCAGTTCAACGTCGAAGCGGGGCAGACCGTGCTCGATGCCGCGTTGGCGGCCGGTATCGTGCTGCCGTACAGCTGCCGCAGCGGCGCGTGCTCGACGTGCAAGGGCAGGGTGCTGTCCGGGGAGTACGATGCGGGACCTTACCCGGCGCAAATCCTGGCGCCCGAAGAACTTGCGTCCGGCTATACCTTGTTCTGCCAGGCGCGTCCCAGTTCCGATCTGCAGATCGAATCCACCGAGGTGCGGCTGGCCAGCGACATCCAGATCCGCAAGCTTCCGTCGCGTGTGCAGGCCATCGAACGCGTGGCGCCCGATGTGGCGGTGATCCGGCTGCAATTGCCGGCTTCGGAGACATTCCGATTCTATGCCGGGCAGTACATCGAACTTATCCTCAAGGAGGGGCGCCGCCGCAGCTACTCCATGGCCAGCCCGCCGCATGCCGGCAGTCCCCTGGAACTGCATATCCGCCATATGCCCGGGGGCCATTTCACGGACCATGTGTTCGGTGCGGGCGCAACGCAGATGAAAGAGCGGGAGATCCTGCGCATCGAAGGGCCGTTCGGCTCTTTCTTCCTGCGCGAGGACAGCGACAAACCGGTAGTCCTGCTGGCCAGCGGCACCGGCTTCGCGCCCATCAAGGCCATCGTCGAACACATGATCCACCAGCAGATGCGCCGTCCGGTCGTGCTGTACTGGGGCGGCCGCCGGCCGCGCGACCTGTACATGGACGCGCTCGCGGCCTCCTGGACAGGGGCGCTGCCGGACTTCCGGTATATCCCGGTGGTGTCCGACGCAGTGCCCGAGGACGGCTGGACCGGCCGGTCGGGCTTTGTGCACGAGGCCGTCATGCATGACCTGCCGGACCTGTCCGGCCACCAGGTGTACGCTTGCGGCGCCCCGGTCATGGTCGATGCCGCCCGGCGCGAGTTCAGCACCCAGTGCGGCCTGCCTGCCGAGGAGTTCTATGCCGACGCCTTCACGTCCGAAGCGGACCTGGCCAAGGCCAGGTCCTGA
- a CDS encoding MarR family winged helix-turn-helix transcriptional regulator: protein MTDDIHAPATVPAPVPHQYDLRILRALRRITRSIALHSRQLAAVSHITAPQLMCLRTVIALGPLTSTAISREIHVSPSTVVGILDRLEDKGLVRRERGREDRRTVFVTATTAGVELAREAPSPLQKHLADALNALPELEQATITLSLERIVALMEQDGQAAPVDAHDAASPILDMPTGGPAPESGLVV from the coding sequence ATGACAGACGATATCCATGCCCCCGCTACGGTCCCCGCGCCGGTGCCGCACCAATACGACCTGCGCATCCTGCGCGCGTTGCGGCGGATCACCCGCTCCATCGCGCTGCATTCGCGGCAACTGGCGGCGGTCAGCCATATCACCGCGCCCCAGCTCATGTGCCTGCGCACCGTGATCGCGCTCGGCCCGCTGACCTCCACCGCCATCAGTCGCGAGATCCATGTCAGCCCCAGCACCGTGGTCGGCATCCTGGACCGTCTGGAAGACAAGGGCCTGGTTCGTCGGGAACGCGGCAGGGAAGACCGTCGCACGGTATTCGTCACCGCGACGACGGCCGGGGTCGAACTCGCCCGCGAGGCGCCGTCCCCACTGCAGAAGCACCTGGCAGACGCGCTCAATGCCTTGCCCGAACTGGAGCAGGCAACTATCACCCTGTCGCTGGAACGCATCGTCGCGCTGATGGAGCAGGACGGCCAGGCCGCGCCTGTGGACGCGCATGATGCGGCCTCGCCCATTCTCGATATGCCCACTGGCGGTCCGGCGCCGGAATCCGGTCTGGTGGTATGA
- the ectB gene encoding diaminobutyrate--2-oxoglutarate transaminase: protein MDLKIFDRMESEVRGYIRSFPVIFSQARGSLLIDEEGTEYIDFFSGAGTLNYGHNNPLFKSRLIDYLASDGVVHGLDMATSAKKYFLETVDRVLLAPRKWQYTLQFTGPTGTNAVEAALKIARQVKGRSNIISFTHAFHGVSGGSLQATANAKFRDAAGYALGNTTFMPYDGYFGPDVDTMAYLERMLDDPSSGMDKPAAVIVETVQGEGGVNVATLRWLKELEKLCRRHDMLLIVDDIQVGCGRTGTFFSFETAGIRPDIITLSKSLSGFGLPMSLVLMKPELDVWKPGAHSGTFRGNNLAFVTAAAALDTYWADQAFTHEVLRKERLVRDWLENLAHSYPGSGLAVRGRGLIQGLVTTAQPEMANRIARKAFERGIVIETSGAQDEVLKVLPALTIEDELLKRGLDAIEASVADVLAEAGQSARILKFGGKRQ, encoded by the coding sequence ATGGACTTGAAAATCTTCGATCGCATGGAGTCAGAGGTACGCGGCTACATACGCTCTTTTCCGGTGATTTTCAGCCAGGCGCGCGGTTCGCTGCTGATCGACGAGGAAGGCACCGAGTACATCGATTTCTTCAGCGGCGCCGGCACGCTCAACTACGGACACAACAATCCGCTGTTCAAGTCCCGGCTCATCGATTATCTGGCGTCGGATGGCGTCGTCCATGGCCTGGACATGGCCACCAGCGCCAAGAAGTACTTCCTGGAGACCGTGGACCGCGTCCTGCTGGCGCCGCGCAAGTGGCAATACACCCTGCAGTTCACCGGGCCCACGGGCACCAATGCCGTCGAGGCGGCGCTGAAGATCGCGCGCCAGGTGAAGGGCCGCTCCAACATCATTTCCTTCACGCATGCCTTCCACGGTGTGAGCGGCGGATCCTTGCAGGCCACCGCCAACGCCAAGTTCCGCGATGCCGCGGGCTATGCGTTGGGCAATACCACCTTCATGCCCTATGACGGCTATTTCGGTCCCGACGTGGACACGATGGCCTATCTGGAACGCATGCTGGACGATCCGAGCAGCGGCATGGATAAGCCCGCGGCCGTGATCGTCGAAACCGTGCAGGGCGAGGGCGGCGTGAACGTGGCGACGCTGCGCTGGCTCAAGGAGCTGGAAAAACTGTGCCGCCGGCATGACATGCTGCTCATCGTGGACGATATCCAGGTGGGTTGCGGCCGCACCGGCACGTTCTTCAGCTTCGAAACCGCCGGCATCCGGCCCGACATCATCACCCTGTCCAAGTCGCTGTCCGGCTTCGGCTTGCCCATGTCGCTGGTGCTGATGAAGCCGGAGCTGGACGTCTGGAAGCCGGGGGCTCACAGCGGCACCTTCCGCGGCAACAACCTGGCTTTCGTGACCGCCGCCGCCGCGCTCGATACCTATTGGGCCGACCAGGCGTTCACCCACGAAGTACTGCGCAAGGAACGGCTGGTTCGCGATTGGCTGGAGAACCTTGCGCACAGCTATCCCGGCAGTGGGCTGGCCGTGCGCGGACGGGGCCTGATCCAGGGCCTGGTGACGACCGCGCAACCGGAAATGGCCAACCGCATCGCGCGCAAGGCATTCGAGCGCGGCATCGTCATCGAGACGTCCGGCGCGCAGGACGAAGTCTTGAAGGTGCTGCCGGCCCTGACCATCGAGGACGAACTGCTCAAGCGGGGCCTCGATGCCATCGAGGCGAGCGTGGCCGACGTGCTCGCCGAAGCTGGGCAATCCGCCCGCATACTCAAATTTGGAGGAAAGCGCCAATGA